A window of Citrus sinensis cultivar Valencia sweet orange chromosome 7, DVS_A1.0, whole genome shotgun sequence contains these coding sequences:
- the LOC102626051 gene encoding homeobox-leucine zipper protein ATHB-6-like — protein sequence MKRSLCSSDDSLGALMSICPATDEQSPRNNQVYSREFQTMLDGLDEEGCLEESGGHVSEKKRRLSVDQVKALEKNFEVENKLEPERKVKLAQELGLQPRQVAVWFQNRRARWKTKQLERDYGVLKANYDALKLNYDSLQHDNEALLKEIRELKSKLNEENTESNISVKQEETIVHETDHQNKATLDRDQESDDKQAAAVAPPTNVTAISLAPAGNISDEPDQELNYDNGVLGISLFPDLKDGSSDSDSSAILNNEDNNNFHNSNNSHSPNAAISSSDGVIIQSQPHQLSINCFEFSKPTYQTQFVKMEEHNFFGDETCNFFSDEQPPSLPWYCSDQWT from the exons ATGAAGCGATCACTTTGCAGCTCAGATGATTCCTTGGGTGCTTTGATGTCCATCTGCCCAGCCACAG ACGAGCAGAGTCCGAGAAACAACCAAGTTTACAGTCGAGAATTCCAGACGATGTTGGACGGTCTGGATGAAGAGGGGTGTTTAGAAGAATCCGGAGGGCACGTCTCGGAGAAAAAGAGGAGACTGAGCGTGGATCAGGTGAAGGCCTTGGAGAAGAACTTCGAGGTGGAAAACAAGCTTGAGCCCGAGAGAAAAGTGAAGTTGGCACAAGAACTTGGGCTGCAGCCAAGACAAGTTGCTGTTTGGTTCCAAAACCGACGCGCTCGTTGGAAAACCAAGCAACTTGAAAGAGATTACGGCGTTCTTAAGGCAAATTATGATGCTCTCAAGCTCAATTACGACTCCCTCCAACACGACAATGAAGCCTTGCTTAAAGAG ATAAGAGAGCTGAAATCAAAGCTGAATGAAGAGAACACGGAGAGCAATATTTCTGTGAAACAAGAAGAGACAATTGTGCATGAGACTGATCATCAAAACAAAGCCACTCTGGATCGCGATCAAGAAAGCGATGATAAACAAGCCGCCGCTGTAGCTCCTCCTACTAACGTTACCGCAATTTCTCTAGCTCCTGCCGGTAACATTTCTGATGAACCTGATCAAGAACTGAACTATGATAATGGAGTGTTGGGAATCTCGCTCTTTCCAGATTTGAAGGACGGGTCATCAGATAGCGATTCGAGTGCCATCTTGAACAACGAAGATAACAACAACTTccacaacagcaacaacagcCACAGCCCTAACGCTGCCATTTCTTCATCTGATGGTGTTATCATTCAGAGCCAGCCTCATCAACTTTCGATTAACTGCTTCGAATTCTCAAAACCAACGTACCAGACTCAGTTTGTCAAGATGGAAGAGCACAATTTCTTTGGTGATGAGACCTGCAATTTCTTCTCTGATGAGCAGCCTCCTTCTCTTCCATGGTATTGTTCTGACCAGTGGACCTAG